A single window of Cottoperca gobio chromosome 9, fCotGob3.1, whole genome shotgun sequence DNA harbors:
- the adam28 gene encoding disintegrin and metalloproteinase domain-containing protein 28 codes for MTPTLLLWVLILKASLTPSESAPDFRELKDYEVVRPVRLHTVRKRHTEHLRPETVKYAMTVRGRDIEMQLEKNKELLTADYTETYYQDDGTRVTTTANDIDHCYYHGSVVNDSESSVSISTCDGLRGYFRMSAQRYLIEPLSGGDEGDHAVMTFDDKQSPPAVCGVTNTSWSMDFEPPTSRSRSRSAGSSILQQQKYIELVLVADNRAYVKMKRDQTKLRQRMFEIVNFVNMAYKPLQTFIALVGLEIWSNRDLISMTPPAGANLDAFMKWRNSELMKRKKHDNAHLISGIDFEGATVGLAYIGTLCSGHSVGVVQDHSNSAIAVGATLAHEMGHNLGMNHDDSSACACSGDSCIMAAALSYNVPRTFSSCSSNNYEKYQLGRSPSCLLDKPDYRTLEAPAVCGNGFVEKGEECDCGSVEECINTCCNSTTCRLKEGAQCADGACCDDCKVSPRSKECRRKQDECDLSENCDGMSATCPEDVFAVNGLLCDKGLAYCYNGQCPQRDSQCVKLYGSSATEARASCYNQNTRGLYYAFCRRPEKDKYIPCQREDIFCGKLFCHGGLDNPNYGRMVRIGDCKAAFFEDHTSDYGQVDTGTKCGDEKVCSQNQCVQLETAYRNTNCSAKCGVHAVCNHRSECQCEPGWMPPHCSLNEGAPLSTGATIAIAVIVTLVLLGVIAGVVGFICKRRQSPMLPTAHTQRKLPVPSQPMPVQAARPKPKGAPPPPPPAGNRPKPPGQNYSAARQALRPVPPPKV; via the exons ATGACGCCAACGCTCCTGCTGTGGGTCCTCATCCTGAAGGCCTCGCTCACACCCTCAG AAAGTGCTCCTGACTTCAGAGAGCTGAAGGACTACGAGGTGGTGCGACCGGTCAGACTTCACACGGTTAGAAAAAGACACACGGAG CATCTCAGGCCAGAGACTGTGAAGTATGCGATGACggtgagaggaagagacatTGAAATGCAACTAGAGAAGAATAA GGAATTATTAACCGCAGACTACACAGAAACGTACTACCAAGACGACGGGACTCGAGTCACCACAACGGCCAATGACATC GATCACTGCTACTATCACGGGAGTGTCGTGAATGACAGCGAGTCATCGGTTAGCATCAGCACTTGTGATGGACTCAg GGGTTACTTCCGAATGTCGGCCCAAAGGTACCTGATTGAGCCGCTGTCTGGAGGCGATGAGGGGGATCATGCTGTGATGACTTTTGATGACAAGCAGTCCCCCCCTGCAGTGTGCGGTGTCACCAACACCAGCTGGAGTATGGACTTCGAACCCCCGACAAGCCGGAGCCGCTCCAGATCAGCG GGTTCATCTATTCTCCAGCAACAGAAATACATCGAGCTCGTCCTCGTTGCTGATAATCGTGCG TACGTGAAGATGAAGCGAGATCAGACCAAGCTGAGACAGAGGATGTTTGAAATTGTCAACTTTGTCAATATG GCCTACAAGCCCCTGCAGACCTTCATCGCTCTGGTGGGGCTGGAGATCTGGTCCAATCGTGACTTGATCTCCATGACCCCCCCGGCCGGGGCCAACCTGGACGCCTTCATGAAGTGGAGGAACTCTGAGctgatgaaaaggaaaaagcatGACAATGCACATCTCATCAG TGGCATTGACTTTGAAGGAGCGACTGTGGGACTGGCTTACATCGGGACTCTTTGCTCAGGTCACTCTGTCGGAGTCGTGCAG GATCACTCCAACTCGGCCATTGCAGTCGGAGCGACTCTGGCTCACGAGATGGGCCACAACCTGGGCATGAACCACGACGACTCCAGCGCCTGTGCTTGTTCTGGTGACAGCTGCATCATGGCGGCAGCACTCAG CTACAATGTTCCTCGGAccttcagcagctgcagcagcaacaactacGAGAAGTACCAGCTGGGCCGCAGCCCGAGCTGCCTGCTGGACAAACCCGACTACAGGACTCTGGAGGCTCCGGCCGTCTGCGGGAACGGCTTTGTGGAGAAAGGAGAAGAGTGTGACTGTGGCAGTGTGGAG GAGTGCATCAACACGTGCTGCAACAGCACCACCTGCAGGCTGAAGGAGGGGGCGCAGTGCGCTGACGGGGCGTGCTGTGACGACTGCAAG GTGTCGCCTCGCTCCAAGGAGTGCCGCAGGAAGCAGGATGAGTGTGACCTGTCAGAGAACTGCGATGGGATGAGCGCCACCTGTCCTGAGGACGTCTTTGCTGTGAACGGCCTCTTGTGCGATAAAGGCCTGGCGTACTGCTACAACGGCCAGTGTCCTCAGAGGGACAGCCAGTGTGTCAAACTGTACGGATCAA GCGCTACTGAGGCCCGTGCATCCTGCTACAACCAGAACACCAGAGGACTCTACTACGCCTTCTGCAGACGTCCAGAGAAAGACAAGTACATCCCCTGCCAGCGAGA AGACATTTTCTGTGGGAAGCTCTTCTGCCACGGCGGTCTTGACAACCCAAACTACGGCCGCATGGTCCGGATCGGCGATTGCAAGGCCGCTTTCTTTGAAGACCACACCTCGGACTACGGCCAGGTGGACACGGGGACCAAATGTGGGGATGAAAAG gtGTGCAGCCAGAATCAGTGTGTGCAGCTCGAGACGGCGTACAGAAATACAAACTGCTCAGCCAAATGTGGAGTCCATGCT GTGTGTAATCACAGAAGTGAGTGTCAGTGTGAGCCTGGCTGGATGCCTCCTCACTGCAGTTTGAACGAAGGAGCTCCGCTGTCTACAG GAGCAACTATTGCCATCGCAGTGATCGTGACCCTGGTGCTGTTAGGTGTAATCGCTGGTGTGGTAGGGTTCATCTGCAAAAGACGACAGAGTCCCATGCTGCCAAC TGCACACACCCAGAGGAAGCTGCCCGTTCCCAGTCAACCCATGCCGGTGCAG GCTGCAAGGCCAAAACCCAAAGgagctccacctccacctcctccagcgGGGAACAGACCTAAACCCCCGGGTCAGAACTACTCAGCTGCACGGCAG GCTCTGAGGCCAGTACCGCCACCTAAAGTCTGA